Genomic window (Vampirovibrionales bacterium):
GCTGAAAATAAACAGCCCCTTGATCGTCGGCTGAATCAACAGCGGCATCAAGAGCAGAAACATCGCCAGCATGTTCAACAATAGGCCCTTGCGCCGTAAGATTCCGGCGCTGAGTTTAAGCTGATGAAAGACGCTGGCCATGGCTTCAGGATACCGCAGCCTGTTTTTAAAAACCAGCCGCCGCCGCCTCCCCCGACCGGCGCGATGGGCGCGCTATACTGTGACGCATAGAGATCACCCCCGGCGCCGTCGGACGCCCGACGGCTGAGAAAGGCCCGCCCCCGTTTTGTTAGCGCTTTTCGCCCCCGCGACTTTTTTTCGGCGCCGCCTCAGCGCCCCCGGACGCCGGACGCCGCAGGCGCGATTCTGGCTGATCGTAATCGCCCTTACGCTGCTGGCGGGGGGCTTACGCCTGTGGGGCGTTGAATCGCGAAGCCTGTGGCAAGACGAAGTGTTTACCGCCTCTTCGGCCACCGGCAACCGGCTGTTTGAGGCGACGATTCTGCCAGACGCCTATCGTCTGGATCCGCCAGACGCCAGCGCCCCGGCGTATTATCGACATCTGGCGATGGGCTGGCGGCCTTGGAGCGCCTTTGTCGACGGGATTGCGCATAACGTTCAGACGCCGCTGTATCCCACGCTGATGCGTCTGTGGATGCGCCTCTTCGGACCGGACCCGGTGCGGGCGCGCTTTTTCTCGGTTCTCTGCGGGATTCTCTGTATCCCGGCCATGGCATGGCTGGGCCGTCTGGCAGGCGGAAATCGCTTGGGGCTGGCGGCCTGCGCGATTCTAACGCTGTCTGGCTTTCAGATTATCTACAGTCAGACGGCGCGCCTGTACCCGCTGCTGACGCTTCTCGTCCTGCTGGGCGCCGCGCTGACGCTGGTAATCGCGCAGCGATGCCAGCGAGATTCGGCCGTTGCGCGTATTAAATGGGGGACATGGGCGATTTGGGCCGCGCTGCAGGTCGCAGGCCTCTACACGCATTATTTTTACGTCTTTGCGCTGGCGTTTCAGATCCTCTGGCTCTGGAGGGCCACTCGCGACGACCGGCGCGCGCGAATCGCCCTGATAGGCGCTTGCGCAGCCACGGCGGCGGCTGCCGCCTGCTGGGCCCCGATGTGGCTGCGTCAGCAAGCATTTCTGGCGAACATTGGCCACGGGTCGCTGAGCGGACTCTGGCGGCCGCTGACGCTGATCGAGCGCTTGTGGAAACTGGGCGCCGAACTCGTCAGCCCCAAATCTGTGTGGATTCAGCTCTGGGTCAGCGCCATCGTCCTCGCTTCCGGCGCGTTTGCCTGCTGGGGCCGCTTGCGCAAGCAGCCGCTGGCGCAAATCCTGCAGAATACGCCCGCCTGGCTGCGGTTTTCGGCTCTCTGGCTGGCGTGCGTCGTCGGCGGCCTGCTGGCGGTGGATCTAATCAGCAACACCCACCGGATTTTTTCCAGCCGTTATTTGATTCTGGCCTCGCCTGCGCTGTATCTGCTCATTGCAGGGGCGACGCTCTCGCTGCCCAGACGCGCGGCGCGAGTCGCGGGCGTGACGCTGGCGGCCCTGATGGCCCTGAACGCCGGCGCCGTCCTCAGCGGCGAGAAATTCCTGCGCAAGGAAGACTATCGCGGCGCCGGGCAGTATATTGCGCGCCATCGCGCCTCGGGCGATATCACGCTGGCGTGTCACAGCGCCGTGCACGCCGCAGGTCTGGCGTACTATCTGCCCGAGTCCATGCCGCTGGCAGGCGTCAGCCGCCGTAACGCCGGAGTGGACTGGCCGCCAGAAGCCCTGCAGGAACGTCTCAAAACACTGCTAAAAGGGCGATCCGGCGCATTTCTGGCGTTGTGTCACTGCCGCCCTGCGCTGGCTGAGCGCCTGCGGCGCGGCATCGAAGCTCAGGGCTTTCGCCTTGCCGATCGCGTCACGCTCAGTAGTATGCAAGCGCTTCGTTATGTTCGCGTCCCTTCGACTTCGGGGTCCGACTATCGACGTCGCGAAACACCCCGCTCAGACCGGCCTTGACGCAATTATCCAGCACTTCTTGCAGGGCGCGCGCCAGTTCGGGCCCCTGGGCGGAGTAAATCTCGCTGGGAATACTGGTCGAGGGCAGCTCGATTGAAAAGCGCTCGCCCGAACTGTCGCGAAACAGCAGCGAGACCAGCGTACGGCCGTGATCGTTCAAACTGGCGTTGCCCAGGTAATGCGTGAGTTTATTCTGAAACACCAGCTCCATCGGAAAGAGTCCTTACGATATCTGGCGATTTTTTCAAGGCTCGCTCGCGTGACGACCCATCGAGCGCTCCGCGCGCAGGGTCCTGTCTGATCTGTCGGCTACCTGCGCCGAAACTGTAGCCCTCGCTTTACAAATTTTACAATAAGACGCCGGTATTCAGCCGCCTTCTTCTGGGCGGGACCCCGCCAGAGATGCCCGCCCGGTTGGACTTGCCTGACGCTTTTTGAGACAATGGCGCTTCGCTTTTCATCCCGTAAAAGCGCCGTTCTGCTTGCCCCGTAAGACCCGACCCGGAGACCCGACGCGCGATGACGCCCCTGCTCAAACTGGTTATTCCCAAAGGACGCCT
Coding sequences:
- a CDS encoding glycosyltransferase family 39 protein, which gives rise to MLALFAPATFFRRRLSAPGRRTPQARFWLIVIALTLLAGGLRLWGVESRSLWQDEVFTASSATGNRLFEATILPDAYRLDPPDASAPAYYRHLAMGWRPWSAFVDGIAHNVQTPLYPTLMRLWMRLFGPDPVRARFFSVLCGILCIPAMAWLGRLAGGNRLGLAACAILTLSGFQIIYSQTARLYPLLTLLVLLGAALTLVIAQRCQRDSAVARIKWGTWAIWAALQVAGLYTHYFYVFALAFQILWLWRATRDDRRARIALIGACAATAAAAACWAPMWLRQQAFLANIGHGSLSGLWRPLTLIERLWKLGAELVSPKSVWIQLWVSAIVLASGAFACWGRLRKQPLAQILQNTPAWLRFSALWLACVVGGLLAVDLISNTHRIFSSRYLILASPALYLLIAGATLSLPRRAARVAGVTLAALMALNAGAVLSGEKFLRKEDYRGAGQYIARHRASGDITLACHSAVHAAGLAYYLPESMPLAGVSRRNAGVDWPPEALQERLKTLLKGRSGAFLALCHCRPALAERLRRGIEAQGFRLADRVTLSSMQALRYVRVPSTSGSDYRRRETPRSDRP